One part of the Cytobacillus sp. IB215665 genome encodes these proteins:
- a CDS encoding ATPase, T2SS/T4P/T4SS family has translation MTQKVRLEDQKMLNHVSEDILKTLQAFVEAGLNILIVGPAGSEKTDLFNYLVKHTEDHERLLMYEANSNMNLKDIYPEKQIISLDYSLAEQEDIVNRTLLKNTLYLRPDRILIGECRVPEATMMLESYSTGYHGIATIKEKSWTEAIQWLIQICKQSGWKQADHHIGEFIASTFDIVISLNKVVDNNISISEIVELREYKDNTPIYTLLYELEAGGLVENNLIFSYLQKGFLSEETVTKIYETGVEVSMFKHLVKEEDKELIDSVNV, from the coding sequence ATGACTCAGAAAGTAAGACTAGAAGATCAAAAAATGTTAAATCACGTAAGTGAAGACATATTAAAAACTTTACAGGCATTTGTTGAAGCTGGGCTAAACATCTTAATAGTTGGCCCAGCAGGTAGTGAGAAGACAGATTTGTTCAATTATTTAGTTAAGCATACAGAAGACCATGAACGTTTGCTTATGTATGAAGCTAATTCAAATATGAATTTGAAAGATATTTATCCTGAAAAACAAATTATAAGTCTAGATTATAGCTTGGCTGAACAAGAAGATATAGTTAATCGAACATTATTAAAAAATACGTTGTACTTAAGACCAGACAGAATATTGATAGGGGAGTGTCGGGTTCCTGAAGCTACTATGATGCTTGAAAGTTATAGCACAGGTTATCATGGGATAGCAACAATTAAAGAAAAATCATGGACTGAAGCAATACAATGGCTTATACAAATCTGTAAGCAATCAGGGTGGAAACAAGCTGATCATCACATTGGGGAGTTCATTGCATCTACATTCGATATCGTAATTTCACTAAATAAGGTGGTAGATAACAACATAAGTATTTCAGAAATAGTAGAGCTGAGAGAATACAAGGATAATACCCCAATTTATACACTCTTGTATGAGTTAGAAGCAGGAGGGTTAGTAGAGAATAACTTGATATTTAGTTACCTGCAAAAGGGATTTTTATCAGAAGAAACAGTTACTAAAATCTACGAAACAGGTGTTGAAGTATCTATGTTTAAGCACCTTGTAAAAGAAGAGGATAAGGAGTTGATTGATAGTGTCAATGTATGA
- a CDS encoding CpaF family protein, whose protein sequence is MYESNMISLEDYIVDSQSNVEKEEINNEVLTEKHEEKKVEEIVSGEVIPLTSQDEGNTIDLNKYSYQYRTDKENKNIAKKNISPEILTDISEFLSNKHKKLFQESIIDKKKRQNLSVIISDFISSNSITVPGYSADELIKSVIDSLSGLGVLEDLIDNENITDIMVNGRSEIYVEELGVGEYKTNLRFPSDAALNAVAMKIVNASGESLTTSKPYVDCKYPTMRINIVTGEICGQGIAISIRKFGKKVRITDQSMIETNQGNEDMVKTLEAFVKAGLNMLIVGPTGSGKTELLKYLVKHIEDNERFIMLEDTAETRLKDIYPDKHIVSMECRFTGSEESDVDYPVLLKNALRQNPARIGVGECRGDEAVHMIEIYNTGHEGGMTTGHSNSAADGVKRLVQMCLRSGMKLDPDVIGEWVTSTFDIVIFQKKMKDQHRRIREIIELRGYEDNKPIYTTLYKMKIDGHEQVEGRKQILCSHHQKGFLSIDVATKLYEAGIDIETYKHLVSDEDKEELGIV, encoded by the coding sequence ATGTATGAAAGTAATATGATTAGCTTAGAAGATTATATTGTTGATTCTCAGTCGAATGTAGAAAAAGAAGAAATTAATAATGAGGTTCTAACAGAAAAGCATGAAGAAAAGAAAGTTGAAGAGATTGTTAGCGGGGAAGTTATTCCCCTTACTTCACAAGATGAAGGGAATACGATTGATCTCAACAAATATAGTTATCAGTATAGAACAGATAAAGAAAATAAAAATATAGCAAAAAAGAATATATCTCCAGAAATACTAACAGATATAAGTGAGTTTTTATCAAATAAACACAAGAAATTATTTCAGGAATCTATTATAGATAAGAAGAAACGACAAAACCTTAGTGTAATTATTTCAGACTTTATTTCTAGTAATTCAATTACTGTACCAGGTTACTCAGCTGATGAATTAATAAAGTCCGTTATAGATTCTTTATCAGGTCTAGGTGTACTTGAAGATTTAATTGATAATGAAAATATTACGGATATTATGGTAAATGGTCGAAGTGAAATATACGTTGAAGAACTAGGGGTGGGTGAATACAAAACTAATCTACGTTTTCCTAGTGATGCTGCGTTAAATGCTGTTGCTATGAAAATAGTGAATGCATCAGGAGAAAGTTTGACCACTTCAAAGCCATATGTGGATTGTAAATATCCTACAATGCGTATTAATATTGTTACTGGTGAAATTTGTGGACAAGGAATTGCCATCTCAATTAGAAAATTTGGTAAAAAAGTCAGAATAACTGATCAATCTATGATAGAAACAAATCAAGGAAATGAAGATATGGTAAAAACCTTAGAAGCATTTGTGAAAGCAGGACTAAATATGCTAATTGTTGGGCCTACAGGTAGTGGGAAAACTGAATTACTCAAGTATTTAGTAAAGCACATAGAGGATAATGAACGTTTTATTATGTTAGAGGATACTGCCGAAACAAGGTTAAAGGACATATATCCAGACAAACACATAGTAAGCATGGAATGTAGATTTACTGGTAGTGAAGAAAGTGATGTAGATTATCCAGTGTTATTAAAAAATGCTCTTCGTCAAAACCCAGCTAGAATAGGAGTAGGTGAGTGTCGTGGTGATGAAGCTGTACACATGATCGAAATTTATAACACTGGACATGAAGGTGGAATGACAACAGGACATTCTAATTCAGCTGCAGATGGAGTGAAAAGACTTGTACAAATGTGTCTTCGTTCAGGAATGAAGCTTGATCCCGATGTAATTGGTGAATGGGTAACATCTACTTTTGATATTGTTATTTTTCAGAAGAAAATGAAGGATCAACATCGAAGAATAAGAGAAATAATAGAATTAAGGGGTTATGAAGATAATAAGCCTATTTATACTACACTGTATAAAATGAAAATTGATGGACATGAACAAGTCGAAGGTAGGAAACAAATATTGTGTTCACATCATCAAAAAGGGTTTTTATCAATAGATGTAGCGACAAAATTATATGAAGCAGGAATTGATATAGAAACTTATAAACACCTAGTAAGTGATGAGGACAAGGAGGAGTTGGGCATTGTCTAA